A genomic region of Sulfobacillus acidophilus DSM 10332 contains the following coding sequences:
- a CDS encoding O-antigen polymerase (PFAM: O-Antigen ligase~InterPro IPR007016~KEGG: aac:Aaci_0271 O-antigen polymerase~PFAM: O-antigen ligase-related~SPTR: O-antigen polymerase) codes for MGILPFFDGLFFATAKDLVSGGILFLGVLMLWLYSRRDSIWGWVDLAMAIYVAMALFGVFYGADPSLATQGAWIGMADLAIYGMAKRLAGDNPEWVTPVWVVLGLTGVVLGVVGVANAWHQLSFPSAYSATNHAVSLASVFQYHNTFAAFEGAIGLGLWAYLARMDAGSPWLRYGLAAVIGWTLTMVILSDSRGEWLVASIVTLIVLWRVADFRWQYAGTGLLIGAGALPGLWLLHHGMVQADDVWGWAGVLSTLLGSALGYGLWGRLGSFLINAMARVPSRRVGRWIGVLVGVFLVVGIIVKRATVLHAIGTRSLTQVSVPQRLLLWHDGFRLFLMSPLWGWGSGGWHDLYFRVRSQPYFINEVHSFLLQTAIDKGIVGAIAVLGLAWYLWRTTGNVTFDNWMTQGGAWALAVFGLGLWIHGLGDWDFSFLYIQLLWFGAVGWVSGVFGVQKTWVLASRGMQWFLRGIVTLVGLITITGAVANAESLTLLRKADALPPGPVQVAWLEKAHELAPYSASTLVQLATAQVDDASTRHQNGVTVYQNTLPEFEAAARMNRWNSSIEESAAVAADRVGQWALGYAYAQQGYEDLPLSGYTVSQLANAAAPYALSIARIHPNAARRVAIRTLATLNRWQSLSNPGGALSGFARDSAAALLLLDDRRQQARQWLEPALTSQTALTRDLAGLLLLLAQPSSQNLTVRIDRYIQLHPDVVPSYSLLRLALIPKPG; via the coding sequence GTGGGCATATTACCGTTTTTTGACGGCCTTTTTTTCGCCACCGCAAAGGATTTGGTTAGCGGCGGGATATTATTCCTCGGCGTTCTGATGCTATGGCTATACAGTCGTCGTGATAGCATCTGGGGCTGGGTTGATTTAGCCATGGCCATTTACGTTGCTATGGCGCTTTTTGGCGTGTTTTACGGGGCCGATCCAAGTTTGGCGACGCAAGGAGCCTGGATAGGTATGGCTGATTTAGCTATATATGGGATGGCTAAGCGCTTAGCCGGCGACAACCCGGAGTGGGTAACCCCGGTTTGGGTTGTGCTCGGGCTCACGGGCGTGGTGCTAGGGGTGGTGGGAGTAGCCAATGCTTGGCACCAGTTATCCTTCCCAAGTGCCTATTCGGCGACCAATCACGCGGTAAGCCTGGCCTCGGTGTTTCAATATCACAATACGTTTGCTGCTTTTGAAGGGGCGATAGGCCTAGGGTTGTGGGCTTATCTCGCGCGAATGGATGCCGGGTCGCCTTGGCTTCGATATGGATTGGCTGCGGTTATCGGCTGGACCTTGACGATGGTGATCTTGTCGGATTCCCGCGGAGAATGGCTGGTGGCTAGTATTGTAACGCTTATCGTGTTATGGCGGGTTGCGGACTTCCGTTGGCAATATGCCGGTACCGGTCTTCTTATCGGCGCAGGCGCATTACCAGGACTTTGGTTATTGCATCACGGAATGGTTCAGGCCGATGACGTGTGGGGATGGGCTGGAGTCTTATCGACGCTATTAGGGTCTGCCCTTGGCTATGGCCTCTGGGGCCGACTCGGGAGTTTTTTAATTAATGCTATGGCCCGCGTACCGTCTCGTCGGGTAGGGCGTTGGATTGGCGTTCTCGTTGGTGTCTTTTTGGTAGTAGGAATTATAGTTAAACGTGCCACAGTGCTTCACGCCATTGGGACGCGCTCTCTGACCCAGGTGTCGGTTCCCCAACGTCTCTTGTTGTGGCATGACGGGTTCCGGTTGTTTTTGATGAGTCCCCTTTGGGGATGGGGAAGCGGAGGATGGCATGACCTGTATTTCCGGGTGCGGTCGCAGCCGTATTTTATCAACGAAGTCCATTCCTTTTTGCTTCAAACCGCGATTGACAAGGGCATCGTGGGGGCTATAGCGGTACTTGGTTTAGCCTGGTATTTGTGGCGCACGACCGGTAACGTAACGTTCGATAATTGGATGACCCAGGGAGGTGCCTGGGCCTTAGCGGTTTTTGGTTTAGGATTATGGATTCACGGATTGGGCGATTGGGACTTTTCGTTTTTGTATATTCAGTTGCTATGGTTCGGGGCCGTGGGCTGGGTTTCCGGTGTTTTTGGGGTTCAGAAGACATGGGTACTGGCCTCACGAGGAATGCAGTGGTTTCTCAGGGGCATTGTCACTTTAGTGGGTCTGATCACCATAACGGGAGCCGTTGCTAATGCCGAGAGCCTTACGTTATTGAGAAAAGCCGACGCACTTCCACCCGGTCCGGTGCAGGTGGCGTGGTTGGAAAAAGCCCATGAATTGGCCCCGTATAGCGCGAGTACCCTGGTGCAATTAGCGACGGCACAGGTGGACGACGCCAGCACACGTCATCAAAACGGCGTAACGGTGTACCAAAACACCCTACCGGAATTTGAAGCGGCGGCTCGGATGAATCGGTGGAACTCGTCAATTGAAGAGTCTGCCGCCGTGGCAGCCGATCGGGTGGGACAGTGGGCTTTGGGTTATGCCTATGCCCAGCAAGGATACGAGGACTTGCCACTATCGGGCTACACGGTGAGCCAACTGGCCAACGCTGCGGCACCCTATGCATTAAGCATTGCTCGAATCCATCCGAATGCTGCCCGGCGGGTCGCCATCCGCACGTTGGCAACCCTTAACCGATGGCAGAGTCTTTCAAATCCGGGCGGAGCGCTATCCGGATTCGCGCGGGATTCTGCCGCAGCGCTATTACTATTAGACGATCGTCGGCAGCAAGCCCGGCAATGGCTTGAGCCCGCGTTAACCAGTCAGACGGCGTTAACACGGGACCTGGCGGGTTTGCTCTTGCTCTTGGCGCAACCGTCCTCACAAAATTTGACGGTGAGGATCGACCGGTATATTCAGCTTCACCCGGACGTAGTGCCATCCTACTCGTTACTAAGATTAGCGTTAATACCCAAGCCTGGTTAA
- a CDS encoding Two component regulator three Y domain-containing protein (PFAM: Y_Y_Y domain~InterPro IPR011123~KEGG: aac:Aaci_0269 hypothetical protein~PFAM: Two component regulator three Y~SPTR: Putative uncharacterized protein): MSMKSRLTKKASGIALASSLVAIGLLPAAAAFAASMPSVSLSASSLTAQPGGSVTFTASSSGVSNPEYQFWVEQPNGQWTVAQNWSTSNTFTLNNVTTGDYLVTAYVLGQQQLQNHDWSAATNAEANGQQAVDGVFVDSSVSVSSSSATVTEGQTVTVTADASNIYSPLYQFWYKDPSGNWHQSGDYTANSTFTFTANQTGTYEIVAYAKSPLALNNPEGALMSNAASVTSAVGQPTIGNIQISGQSAGTGTSGSPALVTNGGSLTLSTTLLDAMGNPVPNVAITYDISGVTAGALPSVMSNGQVVSGTASTSSSGTYEYTVYTNSEGTASIQVSGPSGSTVSYTVQAVAPYQVNGNSLETPSAYVEFVTAGQVGISPLATSTAPYVGTLGQAIPVTVTVPPVNGVAQANVPVEFSDTATGLNGYFTNAAGSENFGLTQTVYTNAEGQATVYVIDPVAGDENTITASLTYNGAQVTESTYLEFQQAGIPTSIANLTVSNSNPSAGQQVTISGTVEDATGNPVPNVTVLVAAAAGSSTGNPNGYAEYELNGKATAFPNVNAGTLYDTTTNTGVPATSTYGAVLTTNASGQFSITVTDSQQETDTYYVYLTQNGYVDATPISQKLTYGASTSLSGIGLFATSAAASSATSASNLTGVQTTDTSPVTVYVAPFTSTGLDAGQSITYQLSASNGGLIDSINGTALTSPVSSVTLSETYSSTSGYTLTIPGELDKTASSPIFSVGVSNSTTGNTVLTVSSGSVSGTATIDVTAGPATNVTNFPAVVQLNAGSFQTLSYQVLDQAGNPVPNAASTLYYDGSQNNLWITQVNGVTLQQSLPVGSSNANEPTPIPLYSVSGLGYSSVSIPDVVSWNSGKNTVTVYSNNSGNVSLTLQAGPVTYYTSSSSPYVTSTTSASPSAPTYVYTYPDASQTQASNGAVYLGTTGPSGYSNIGQINW, encoded by the coding sequence TTGTCTATGAAGAGTCGTCTTACAAAAAAAGCTAGCGGTATCGCGTTGGCATCATCCCTGGTAGCTATTGGATTGTTGCCCGCGGCTGCGGCCTTTGCGGCGTCGATGCCCAGTGTTTCATTATCGGCTTCGTCGTTGACGGCTCAACCGGGCGGCAGCGTGACCTTTACCGCTTCGTCCTCCGGTGTGAGCAACCCGGAATATCAATTTTGGGTAGAACAACCCAATGGACAATGGACGGTGGCCCAGAACTGGTCAACCTCCAACACGTTCACGTTGAACAACGTGACAACCGGTGACTACCTCGTGACCGCGTATGTGCTCGGTCAACAACAGCTTCAAAACCACGATTGGTCGGCGGCGACCAACGCCGAGGCGAACGGTCAACAGGCCGTGGACGGCGTGTTCGTGGACAGCAGTGTCAGCGTATCGAGCTCGTCGGCAACCGTGACCGAAGGTCAGACCGTGACCGTGACGGCCGATGCGTCGAACATCTACAGCCCGCTTTATCAGTTCTGGTACAAGGACCCCAGCGGCAACTGGCACCAAAGTGGTGACTACACCGCCAACTCCACGTTCACGTTTACCGCGAATCAGACCGGAACCTACGAGATCGTGGCGTACGCCAAATCCCCGTTGGCTCTCAACAACCCCGAAGGGGCGTTGATGAGCAACGCGGCATCCGTAACTAGCGCCGTGGGACAGCCCACCATCGGAAATATTCAAATTTCCGGGCAAAGTGCCGGAACGGGAACGTCCGGTTCGCCTGCGTTGGTGACGAACGGCGGTTCGTTAACCCTTAGCACCACGCTGCTCGATGCCATGGGTAACCCCGTTCCGAATGTCGCTATTACGTATGATATTAGCGGCGTTACAGCGGGGGCGTTACCCAGCGTAATGAGTAATGGGCAGGTGGTATCGGGAACGGCTAGCACGAGTTCTTCAGGTACGTATGAGTACACGGTGTACACCAATTCCGAGGGAACCGCGTCCATTCAGGTTTCGGGTCCATCGGGTAGCACGGTGTCCTACACGGTGCAAGCTGTCGCCCCATATCAAGTGAACGGTAATAGCCTCGAAACCCCCAGTGCGTATGTCGAGTTTGTCACCGCGGGACAAGTCGGAATTTCGCCGCTGGCGACGTCTACGGCTCCTTACGTGGGGACGTTGGGTCAAGCTATTCCCGTAACTGTCACCGTTCCGCCTGTAAACGGCGTTGCACAAGCCAATGTGCCGGTTGAATTCAGTGATACTGCTACCGGTTTGAACGGATACTTCACCAATGCCGCAGGAAGCGAGAACTTCGGTCTTACCCAAACGGTGTACACCAACGCCGAGGGGCAAGCGACGGTTTATGTTATTGATCCCGTGGCTGGGGATGAAAACACAATTACGGCCTCTTTGACCTATAACGGTGCTCAGGTAACCGAGTCGACCTATCTTGAGTTCCAACAAGCCGGTATTCCAACCAGCATTGCTAACCTCACGGTAAGTAACTCGAACCCATCGGCTGGTCAACAGGTGACTATCTCCGGCACGGTTGAGGATGCGACGGGCAACCCGGTTCCTAATGTCACAGTGTTAGTGGCAGCGGCAGCGGGTTCCAGCACCGGAAACCCCAACGGTTATGCGGAATATGAATTGAACGGTAAAGCTACCGCGTTCCCGAACGTGAATGCTGGAACGCTTTATGATACAACTACGAACACCGGGGTTCCGGCCACATCCACGTATGGTGCTGTTTTGACGACGAATGCGTCCGGACAGTTCTCTATTACGGTAACCGATAGCCAACAAGAAACCGACACCTACTATGTGTATCTGACCCAAAATGGGTATGTCGATGCGACGCCCATTAGTCAAAAGTTAACTTATGGTGCGTCGACATCTCTAAGCGGGATCGGTTTATTCGCAACGAGTGCGGCTGCCTCCAGTGCGACCAGCGCCAGTAACTTGACTGGAGTGCAAACGACTGACACCTCGCCGGTCACGGTGTATGTGGCCCCGTTTACGTCAACCGGCTTGGATGCGGGGCAGAGTATCACCTACCAGCTCTCAGCTTCCAATGGGGGTTTGATTGATTCTATTAACGGAACGGCCCTTACCTCGCCGGTTTCGAGTGTCACTCTGAGCGAAACCTACAGTAGCACCAGTGGTTATACTTTGACCATCCCGGGTGAATTGGATAAAACTGCGTCATCGCCGATTTTCTCGGTTGGGGTCTCCAACAGCACGACAGGTAACACGGTGTTGACCGTCTCGTCCGGTTCGGTTTCGGGTACGGCAACGATCGATGTCACCGCGGGTCCTGCTACTAACGTAACGAATTTCCCGGCAGTCGTTCAGCTGAACGCTGGTAGCTTCCAAACCCTTAGCTACCAAGTGCTCGATCAGGCCGGCAATCCCGTTCCGAATGCGGCGTCCACCCTGTACTACGATGGTAGCCAAAATAACCTGTGGATCACTCAGGTTAACGGGGTGACATTGCAACAGTCCCTGCCCGTTGGTTCAAGCAATGCCAATGAGCCCACTCCGATTCCGCTTTACTCCGTTAGCGGACTTGGATATAGTAGCGTAAGCATTCCCGACGTAGTGTCGTGGAACTCAGGCAAGAACACCGTTACGGTATACTCTAACAACAGTGGTAACGTGTCTCTGACCTTACAAGCCGGACCGGTAACGTATTACACCAGCAGTTCTTCGCCGTACGTTACGTCGACGACATCTGCTTCCCCCTCGGCACCTACTTACGTTTACACGTATCCTGATGCCAGCCAGACTCAGGCGTCTAATGGTGCTGTGTACCTTGGTACTACGGGCCCAAGCGGCTACAGCAATATCGGACAAATTAACTGGTAG
- a CDS encoding Tetratricopeptide TPR_1 repeat-containing protein (PFAM: Tetratricopeptide repeat~InterPro IPR001440:IPR019734~KEGG: aac:Aaci_0297 TPR repeat-containing protein~PFAM: Tetratricopeptide TPR-1~SMART: Tetratricopeptide repeat~SPTR: TPR repeat-containing protein) yields the protein MTFFTTRTARIATVVLGGVVVLTGCGTSSHPQSAPKLHHPVKTAAVRQPGSGDLIEGGAPYYGSANLKHYVGIAEAHPTSVSAWYNAAKAEFVNGQFAEAVTDYQKAIDLDSNNSILWNNLANIYFYTEKKPQEALPLYQKAVSLNAQNVIAWYNLSQCEAALKESALSVQTAKHALTTVKGQSTNVYYKALEQIAQAPAGQTAPKS from the coding sequence ATGACATTTTTTACGACACGGACCGCTCGGATTGCGACTGTGGTTTTAGGAGGGGTGGTTGTTCTGACCGGATGTGGCACCAGCTCCCATCCCCAATCGGCGCCCAAACTGCACCATCCGGTGAAAACGGCGGCTGTCCGCCAACCCGGTTCGGGCGATCTTATTGAAGGGGGCGCTCCCTATTATGGCAGCGCCAACCTCAAACACTATGTAGGCATCGCCGAAGCGCATCCCACGTCGGTATCCGCCTGGTATAATGCCGCCAAAGCCGAATTCGTGAACGGCCAATTCGCTGAAGCCGTGACCGATTATCAAAAAGCCATCGATTTAGACTCAAACAATAGCATCTTATGGAATAACTTGGCCAATATTTACTTCTATACCGAAAAGAAGCCGCAAGAGGCCTTGCCTCTTTATCAAAAAGCCGTGTCACTCAATGCGCAAAACGTCATCGCCTGGTATAATCTCTCGCAATGTGAAGCGGCTCTCAAAGAGTCCGCGCTGAGTGTGCAGACGGCAAAACACGCGCTAACCACGGTTAAAGGCCAATCCACCAATGTCTACTATAAGGCCCTCGAACAAATCGCTCAGGCCCCCGCAGGTCAGACGGCGCCGAAATCGTAG
- a CDS encoding Methyltransferase type 11 (PFAM: Methyltransferase domain~COGs: COG2227 2-polyprenyl-3-methyl-5-hydroxy-6-metoxy-1 4-benzoquinol methylase~InterPro IPR013216~KEGG: sus:Acid_7436 methyltransferase type 11~PFAM: Methyltransferase type 11~SPTR: Glycosyl transferase family 2;~manually curated) has product MAEERLHPDTADDAELLFHWHRYEAIAPWVNGLQVLEVGFGDGYGAAYLADQGATVTAIDIDPEAVIAASQRYRHPRLRYRAASALDLPFDDAGFDGVIAFEVLEHLAPNDQWRMLQEIRRVLRPTGFLVLSTPDRTRTALFPGSNPYHLGERTPEELQDLVGQFFPVLRLAFQEIVPASIIWEPDHPPGTVPLWAFRAGQGPEPVGIDTHLPIILVAGVTDLPVTLSSVTVDNARRLLLRLWNTLDVQEHTTAEQQQRLAALNDAMATLQSQYDALWRENRLLADQIRDITPVLTELETLRAEHNRLIEAATQWEIVSRSRAWRLIRRYWYWLDHAPFRRVLWWLRDKLVKRMSDS; this is encoded by the coding sequence ATCGCGGAAGAACGACTACATCCCGATACGGCCGATGATGCGGAACTCTTGTTTCATTGGCACCGGTATGAGGCGATCGCCCCGTGGGTCAACGGGCTGCAGGTTTTGGAGGTCGGATTTGGCGATGGGTATGGGGCCGCCTATTTAGCGGATCAAGGCGCGACGGTCACGGCGATCGACATCGATCCCGAAGCGGTAATCGCCGCCTCCCAGCGCTACCGCCATCCTCGGTTACGCTACCGTGCGGCCTCGGCATTGGATCTTCCGTTTGACGACGCGGGGTTTGACGGGGTCATCGCGTTTGAGGTTCTCGAACATCTCGCTCCGAACGATCAATGGCGCATGCTGCAAGAAATCCGGCGGGTCCTCCGACCGACGGGATTTTTAGTCCTGAGTACGCCGGATCGCACCCGCACAGCCTTATTTCCTGGCTCCAATCCCTATCATCTGGGCGAACGGACACCCGAGGAACTCCAAGATCTCGTCGGTCAATTTTTCCCCGTCCTCCGGCTCGCGTTCCAAGAAATCGTACCCGCCAGCATCATTTGGGAACCGGATCACCCCCCAGGAACCGTGCCCCTTTGGGCGTTTCGGGCGGGTCAAGGACCCGAGCCGGTCGGGATTGATACGCATTTGCCGATCATTCTCGTGGCCGGTGTAACCGACCTGCCCGTAACCCTGTCCAGCGTCACGGTCGATAACGCACGGCGTTTATTGCTGCGTCTCTGGAACACCCTGGATGTCCAAGAACATACAACGGCCGAGCAGCAACAGCGCTTGGCTGCGTTGAACGACGCCATGGCGACCCTGCAGTCGCAATATGATGCGCTCTGGCGAGAAAATCGCCTCTTGGCAGACCAAATCCGCGACATCACGCCCGTCCTCACGGAACTGGAGACCCTTCGGGCCGAACATAACCGGCTGATCGAGGCCGCCACCCAATGGGAGATCGTTTCCCGCTCACGTGCCTGGCGTCTTATCCGCCGATATTGGTACTGGCTGGATCATGCGCCCTTCCGGCGCGTGCTCTGGTGGCTGCGCGACAAACTCGTCAAAAGGATGTCCGATTCATGA